The Nitrospira sp. genome segment TGTAGTTCCTAAAATTATAGAGGAGCGTTAACCGTCAATGACGGCCTCATCGCTGGCTATTCTGCAATGAGGCATGCGAGCGGCGGAAAACGAGGCAATACATGTTTCGACAAATGTTACGTTCAAAGATTCATCGTGCGACGGTGACGGGAGCCCATCTCGAGTATGAGGGGAGTTTGACGATCGACCAAGACTTGCTGGAGGCAGCGGGGATTCTCCCGTATGAGGCCATCGTCTGCTCGAATCTGAATAATGGGGAACGATTCATGACGTACGCCATCAATGGTGTGCGTGGGAGGGGTGAAATCATTTTAAACGGCCCTACGGCTAGGAAAGCAGCAGTGGGGGACCAGATCATCATCTTTTGTTACGAGTATTATGGTGAAGAAGAAATCAGGAAACACGTGCCCAAGATCGTGCGCGTGAATGAAAAAAATCGAATTGTGACGGTCAGCTAACCGACCGAGTGCCGGCTGATGGATGTATGCCGATGTCGGGGTATTGTGTGAGCGCCCGTTGGTCATGAGTATGTCATGTCTCTTCAAAAACTAAGCCTCGTCGAGCTTCAGAAGAAATTCACGGCAGGGGAAGTGACTGCCGCAGAGATCGTGGCCGCCTATTTTCTCAGGATCAGTCAGGTAGAGCCGAAGGTGAAGGCCTTCGTCACTCAGACAAAAGATGCCGCGTATCGGCAGGCGGAGGAGTTGGATCGGAAGCTCAAAGGGTGGAGAAAGACCCATCCGCTGACCGGCATGCCGCTTGCCGTCAAGGATAACATCTGTACGGACGGTGTCCCCACCACCTGCAGCTCTCGAATGTTGCAGAACTTTGTTCCGCCATACGACGCGACGGTTGTTTCGAGGCTGCGTTCGCAGGAGTACATCCTGGTGGGTAAGACCAATCTGGATGAATTTGCGATGGGGTCATCGACGGAGAATTCCGCATTTGGCCCCAGCCGAAATCCTTGGAATCTTCACTGTGTGCCGGGTGGATCGAGTGGGGGATCGGCAGCGGCGGTGGCTGCGGAAGAATGTGCGGCAGCACTTGGATCCGATACCGGAGGGTCGATCAGGCAGCCGGCTGCTTTCTGTGGCGTGGTGGGGGTAAAACCTACGTATGGACGTGTGTCGCGATACGGTCTTG includes the following:
- a CDS encoding aspartate 1-decarboxylase → MFRQMLRSKIHRATVTGAHLEYEGSLTIDQDLLEAAGILPYEAIVCSNLNNGERFMTYAINGVRGRGEIILNGPTARKAAVGDQIIIFCYEYYGEEEIRKHVPKIVRVNEKNRIVTVS